In one Dermacentor albipictus isolate Rhodes 1998 colony chromosome 4, USDA_Dalb.pri_finalv2, whole genome shotgun sequence genomic region, the following are encoded:
- the LOC135916908 gene encoding uncharacterized protein, translating to MYADDITVWTTCGTLEEKRAALQDAAKCVEDYVKERDLRCSTEKSELLRVGRHPTKAKLEVSLEGQLIPERNMIRVLGMWLQGSRKCNRTIGLLKKSTENVSRMTNRVSQKRHGMREDDTLKLVNSLIVSRVMYSLPYQVRTKTTNEEIEVVLRKAYKTALHLPRNTSNEKLMQLGVSKTFAEMAEAQRKAQMKRLTGTYTGRNLIGRLGFEIGDVDWYEDVPAGIRKTFNVKPIPKNMDPRLHEGRRKARAEYIEKTVAREENTLFTDASISVIGSEAKAIAVVMNKEEKLVSCVSAEIWSVAKAEEIAVALAAMQGYRGNKSLNILTDSKETCHNYMRGRICKTALGILRGSNPSEEAEIKHNLIWIPGHEGIRGNEAADGRARANRFRAGQQQEYRASYAGILTRTLSIDGIN from the exons AAGAAAAGCGAGCGGCGCTGCAAGATGCGGCCAAGTGCGTCGAAGACTACGTGAAGGAGAGGGACCTCAGGTGCTCCACCGAAAAGTCCGAACTGCTAAGAGTCGGCAGACATCCCACCAAGGCGAAACTAGAGGTCAGCCTCGAAGGACAGCTCATACCCGAACGCAACATGATACGCGTCCTCGGCATGTGGCTGCAAGGCAGCAGAAAGTGCAACCGCACCATCGGCCTCCTCAAGAAGTCGACCGAGAACGTGAGTAGAATGACAAACAGGGTCTCCCAGAAGAGGCACGgcatgagagaagacgacactctCAAGCTCGTCAACAGCCTGATCGTCAGCAGAGTCATGTACTCGCTACCCTACCAAGTGAGGACTAAAACGACCAACGAAGAGATTGAAGTCGTCCTGAGGAAAGCCTACAAGACGGCGCTGCACCTGCCGAGAAACACCTCCAACGAAAAGCTGATGCAACTAGGGGTGAGCAAAACCTTCGCCGAAATGGCGGAAGCACAGCGGAAGGCGCAAATGAAAAGACTAACGGGGACCTACACGGGGCGAAACCTGATCGGTAGGCTGGGCTTCGAAATAGGAGACGTCGACTGGTACGAGGACGTACCGGCGGGAATTAGGAAAACTTTTAACGTAAAGCCTATACCGAAGAACATGGATCCCAGGCTCCACGAAGGCAGAaggaaagctagggccgaatacatAGAAAAGACAGTGGCTAGAGAAGAGAACACTCTCTTCACGGACGCGAGCATAAGTGTAATAGGAAGCGAGGCAAAGGCCATCGCGGTAGTAATGAACAAGGAGGAAAAGCTTGTCTCGTGCGTCTCGGCCGAGATATGGAGCGTAGCTAAAGCCGAGGAAatcgccgtggcgctggcggcgatGCAAGGCTATAGGGGGAATAAATCGCTAAATATTCTCACAGACTCGAAAGAGACCTGTCACAACTACATGAGGGGCAGAATATGCAAAACTGCCCTTGGGATCCTCAGAGGGAGTAACCCCTCTGAGGAGGCGGAAATCAAACACAATCTGATCTGGATACCTGGCCACGAGGGCATAAGGGGTAACGAGGCGGCGGACGGTCGAGCTCGAGCTAATAGATTCCGAGCTGGGCAGCAGCAGGAGTACCGCGCTAGTTACGCCGGGATCCTCA cacgcACCCTCAGCATCGATGGCATCAACTAG